In Halopelagius longus, a genomic segment contains:
- a CDS encoding C1 domain-containing protein, which yields MAAYQCSACGETVPRARRCVECGAETDVDCAPSEDAYLDGLTRRLSEQAAAADHDSVSFDAVRSDYDVYDRPLGGYLYPEERPMAVFGLGETVITSFTEDSWTVKAGLLKSGHLLVTEDRLLSVTPDAPTTQLVPVDFADVVAIERESSWLDSVLSVELADGYTYEYHLERTPDEEMDAALALLRELSDGRSSAETEAARFVRDVDDVVAAGNSAETVLRDVADLFAERDEETVFDHLVAEADSVDELFVALSNAPNVGPPAGEATSEDEREGEDGGALPVRRSRFSNLRHRVAYTAQNADPAEVGKYTLAAGFGFGAAAVSAPISTPVGLAAIAAGGAATGAYASAHPDSLAARIDPIALALSAKTAGRRLDASPVPAGAGTGAALGAIEHLGDEAVPAEYAHWFAEADFDAIVEGAELAAREAARSEAYGDRNRAAIVGGGVGLASGYVDDATLDELEGLLDDDLYEALLPADESEETEPDGRD from the coding sequence ATGGCCGCCTACCAGTGCTCCGCGTGCGGAGAGACGGTTCCGAGGGCGAGACGATGCGTCGAGTGCGGTGCCGAGACTGACGTCGACTGCGCGCCGTCGGAGGACGCGTACCTGGACGGGCTGACGAGACGACTCAGCGAGCAGGCGGCCGCGGCGGACCACGATAGCGTCTCGTTCGACGCCGTCCGCTCGGATTACGACGTGTACGACCGGCCGCTCGGCGGGTACCTCTACCCCGAGGAACGGCCGATGGCCGTCTTCGGACTAGGCGAGACCGTAATCACGAGTTTCACGGAGGACTCCTGGACGGTGAAGGCGGGACTCCTGAAGTCGGGCCATCTCCTCGTGACCGAGGACCGCCTCCTGTCCGTGACGCCGGACGCACCGACTACGCAGCTCGTCCCCGTCGATTTCGCCGACGTGGTGGCTATCGAACGAGAGTCGTCGTGGTTGGACTCCGTGCTCTCCGTCGAACTCGCCGACGGGTACACCTACGAGTACCATCTCGAACGGACGCCCGACGAGGAGATGGACGCCGCGCTGGCGTTGCTTCGGGAGCTGAGCGACGGACGGAGCTCCGCGGAGACGGAGGCCGCCCGGTTCGTCCGAGACGTGGACGACGTCGTCGCGGCCGGCAACTCCGCCGAGACGGTCCTCCGCGACGTCGCGGACCTGTTCGCCGAACGGGACGAGGAGACGGTGTTCGACCACCTCGTCGCCGAAGCGGACTCCGTAGACGAACTGTTCGTCGCGCTCTCGAACGCGCCGAACGTGGGTCCGCCGGCCGGCGAGGCGACGAGCGAAGACGAACGTGAAGGCGAAGACGGCGGTGCGTTGCCCGTTCGCCGGTCCCGGTTCTCGAACCTGCGACACCGAGTCGCGTACACCGCACAGAACGCGGATCCCGCCGAAGTGGGGAAGTACACCCTCGCCGCCGGATTCGGGTTCGGGGCGGCCGCCGTCTCGGCCCCCATCTCCACGCCGGTCGGTCTCGCGGCCATCGCCGCGGGTGGGGCGGCGACGGGCGCGTACGCGAGCGCTCACCCGGACTCGCTGGCTGCCCGAATCGACCCTATCGCGCTCGCACTCAGCGCGAAGACCGCTGGTCGGCGCTTGGACGCTAGCCCCGTTCCCGCCGGTGCGGGTACCGGCGCCGCCTTGGGTGCGATTGAACATCTCGGAGACGAGGCGGTCCCGGCCGAGTACGCGCACTGGTTCGCGGAGGCGGACTTCGACGCCATCGTCGAGGGTGCCGAGTTGGCGGCGCGCGAAGCCGCTCGGTCCGAAGCGTACGGAGACCGGAACCGCGCGGCGATAGTCGGTGGCGGTGTCGGACTCGCGTCCGGGTACGTAGACGACGCTACGTTGGACGAACTCGAAGGACTCCTCGACGACGACCTGTACGAAGCGTTACTGCCCGCAGACGAGAGCGAGGAGACGGAGCCCGACGGGCGAGACTGA
- the fer gene encoding ferredoxin Fer, whose protein sequence is MESPFEILGVDSDADDAEIERAYRRRVKESHPDHGGSAEEFKAVYAAYREILDGYEETGTDDGADADRPWRRGNADETGGDEGGEEESEESRVEFLNYEVLDDHGWKLDDDDLFEKASAAGLDPADYGEITVEPNQSLLEAAEEQGFAWPYACRGGACANCAVAVIDGEMEMDSSNILPSEMIADGIRLSCLNGPVTDEMKVVYNVKHLPNLDELKLPPDRFERAHLND, encoded by the coding sequence GTGGAGTCCCCGTTCGAGATTTTAGGAGTCGATTCGGATGCGGACGACGCGGAAATCGAGCGAGCGTACAGGCGCCGGGTGAAAGAGTCCCACCCGGACCACGGCGGGTCCGCCGAGGAGTTTAAAGCGGTCTACGCGGCGTACAGGGAGATTCTCGACGGATACGAGGAGACCGGTACGGACGACGGCGCGGACGCGGACCGTCCGTGGCGGAGGGGAAACGCGGACGAAACCGGAGGCGACGAGGGCGGCGAGGAGGAGTCCGAGGAGTCGCGCGTCGAGTTCCTCAACTACGAAGTCCTCGACGACCACGGGTGGAAACTGGACGACGACGACCTGTTCGAGAAGGCGTCCGCCGCGGGGTTGGACCCGGCGGACTACGGCGAGATAACGGTCGAACCGAACCAGTCGCTCCTGGAGGCGGCCGAGGAACAGGGGTTCGCGTGGCCGTACGCCTGCCGGGGCGGGGCGTGTGCGAACTGCGCCGTCGCGGTCATCGACGGGGAGATGGAGATGGATTCGAGCAACATCCTCCCCTCCGAGATGATAGCGGACGGAATCAGGCTCTCCTGTCTCAACGGTCCCGTCACCGACGAGATGAAGGTCGTCTACAACGTCAAACACCTCCCGAACCTCGACGAACTCAAACTCCCGCCCGACCGGTTCGAGCGGGCGCATCTCAACGACTGA
- a CDS encoding ABC transporter substrate-binding protein — MARRRQVLAGSAGLLAALAGCSGGTGGGSESETEAQTTAAETRTEQPTEGEETTTESATPYTVEIAPHGEFTFEEVPETYSVIPSVFLDIGMALGKQPVAATDMARAPRKMYDILPDVTFNEDDIMALASGSESGYDKENFYAADPDVNLIDPRGLSRFTDWDDSDIQEIEDATGPFVGSSIRFGPTHPFGNQQDTYYGLYDVFEKVAQVFQRQERYRAWKSLHDEFVENIESQLPPEDERPSVIALWRGVDPSSGQFYPSPLHQYHNQTKPLYRLGLKDGFDEEIPGGGTIGYEELLDHDPDYIAAVGSLTSDTHEEFVSNIVEPFENNPNGQDLTAVQEGNFIRIGGQYQGPIVDLFATEAAAKQVWPDRFGEWPGPVSDVPEDEQLFDRQEVSDIINGNF; from the coding sequence ATGGCACGTAGACGCCAGGTACTCGCAGGAAGCGCAGGACTGCTAGCTGCTCTCGCGGGGTGCTCCGGCGGCACCGGAGGCGGTTCCGAAAGCGAGACCGAAGCGCAGACGACGGCGGCGGAGACGCGGACCGAACAACCGACGGAGGGCGAGGAGACGACCACGGAGAGCGCCACTCCGTACACGGTCGAGATCGCCCCCCACGGCGAGTTCACGTTCGAGGAAGTCCCCGAGACGTACTCGGTCATCCCCAGCGTCTTTCTGGACATCGGGATGGCGCTCGGCAAGCAGCCCGTGGCGGCGACGGACATGGCTCGCGCGCCGCGGAAGATGTACGACATCCTCCCGGACGTCACCTTCAACGAGGACGACATCATGGCGCTGGCGTCCGGTTCCGAGTCGGGGTACGACAAGGAGAACTTCTACGCCGCCGACCCCGACGTCAACCTCATCGACCCCCGGGGGCTGAGTCGCTTCACCGACTGGGACGACTCCGACATCCAGGAGATCGAGGACGCGACCGGCCCGTTCGTCGGGTCGTCCATCCGGTTCGGACCGACCCATCCGTTCGGAAACCAACAGGACACCTACTACGGACTCTACGATGTCTTCGAGAAGGTCGCGCAGGTCTTCCAGCGCCAAGAGCGGTATCGGGCCTGGAAGTCGCTGCACGACGAGTTCGTGGAGAACATCGAGTCCCAACTGCCGCCGGAGGACGAGCGTCCCTCGGTCATCGCACTGTGGCGCGGCGTCGACCCCTCCTCCGGGCAGTTCTACCCCTCGCCCCTTCACCAGTACCACAACCAGACTAAGCCGCTCTACCGCCTCGGCCTGAAGGACGGGTTCGACGAGGAGATTCCCGGCGGCGGCACTATCGGCTACGAGGAACTGCTCGACCACGACCCCGACTACATCGCCGCCGTCGGTTCGCTGACGTCCGACACGCACGAGGAGTTCGTCAGTAACATCGTCGAACCCTTCGAGAACAATCCGAACGGGCAGGACCTCACCGCCGTTCAGGAAGGGAACTTCATCCGTATCGGCGGCCAGTATCAGGGTCCCATCGTCGACCTCTTCGCCACGGAGGCGGCCGCAAAGCAGGTCTGGCCCGACCGGTTCGGCGAGTGGCCGGGTCCGGTCAGCGACGTACCCGAGGACGAACAGTTGTTCGACCGTCAGGAAGTCAGCGACATCATCAACGGAAACTTCTAG
- a CDS encoding FecCD family ABC transporter permease — protein MAKVFDRLAQLRVRGRDWYATSKLGLIVVGSLGILLASTILQVSFGAYPLTLGEAWHTVFDTEVLFSTDVWRWALLGANVPEWLTRQQLVVWNLRLPRILVGVIVGANLAVSGAIFQILTRNELASPYILGVSDGAGLVVLVTLTAFFSLKPLLPVLAAIGGGLAFLLVYAIAWKNGTSPVRLVLAGVVVGTVFGSVQRALFFFIDDLAIAMSAQAWLSGTLLNAGWEEVRIALPFTVVALALAFAVTQELDVLLLGEDRADSLGMPVEKVRFAVAGIGVLSTAAAIAVAGLIGFVGLIVPHMVRNIVGSDSKTLLLGCLFLGPALLVGADVGARLALSPVQLPVGVITGIVGGPYFLYLMRKKANLGGV, from the coding sequence ATGGCGAAGGTATTCGACCGACTCGCGCAGCTCCGCGTCAGGGGACGCGACTGGTACGCCACCTCGAAGCTCGGTCTCATCGTCGTCGGCAGCCTCGGAATCCTGCTGGCGTCGACGATTCTGCAGGTGAGCTTCGGCGCGTACCCGCTGACGCTGGGCGAGGCGTGGCACACGGTGTTCGATACGGAGGTGCTGTTCAGCACCGACGTCTGGCGGTGGGCGCTGTTGGGCGCGAACGTCCCGGAGTGGCTGACCCGCCAGCAGCTCGTCGTGTGGAACCTCCGACTGCCGCGCATCCTCGTCGGCGTCATCGTCGGCGCGAACCTCGCGGTTTCGGGCGCTATCTTCCAGATACTCACGCGCAACGAACTCGCGAGCCCCTACATCCTCGGCGTCAGCGACGGCGCCGGACTGGTCGTGCTCGTCACGCTCACCGCGTTCTTCAGCCTCAAGCCGCTGCTGCCAGTGCTCGCGGCGATAGGCGGCGGGCTCGCGTTCCTGCTCGTGTACGCCATCGCGTGGAAGAACGGCACCAGTCCCGTGCGACTCGTGCTCGCGGGCGTCGTGGTCGGCACCGTCTTCGGGTCCGTCCAACGGGCGCTGTTTTTCTTCATCGACGACCTCGCCATCGCCATGTCCGCGCAGGCGTGGCTCTCGGGCACTCTCCTGAACGCAGGGTGGGAGGAAGTCCGAATCGCGCTCCCGTTTACGGTCGTAGCCCTGGCGCTGGCGTTCGCCGTGACACAGGAGTTAGACGTTCTACTGCTGGGCGAGGACAGGGCCGACTCGCTGGGGATGCCCGTCGAGAAGGTGCGGTTCGCGGTCGCCGGCATCGGCGTCCTCTCGACGGCGGCCGCGATCGCCGTCGCGGGCCTCATCGGCTTCGTCGGACTCATCGTCCCGCACATGGTGCGCAACATCGTCGGCAGCGATTCGAAGACGCTGCTTTTGGGCTGTCTGTTCCTGGGCCCGGCGCTGTTGGTCGGCGCGGACGTCGGCGCTCGACTCGCGTTGAGCCCGGTCCAGCTCCCGGTCGGCGTCATCACCGGCATCGTCGGCGGTCCGTACTTCCTCTATCTCATGCGGAAGAAGGCGAACTTGGGTGGTGTCTGA
- a CDS encoding ABC transporter ATP-binding protein, with protein MTEGRPPRVERESADGESTERPADGGGTAPPDTTDTAFSGTDLVVGYPGLDEPVIDGESIAVPPDEVTALIGPNGSGKSTLLKGLANKISPDDGTVLLDGRAVDSYGSKELARKLGLLSQENAVPAGISVGDLVERGRYPHTGFFESLSDEDRAAVDDAIRLAGIEHLRERDVDSLSGGQKQLVWIAMALAQDTDVLLLDEPTTFLDPHHQLEVMQIVETLRDESEMTVVLVLHDIGQAARYADNVVALKDGSVYARGPPEEVVTRRLLADVFDIDAAVVDTEYGPQIVPLEPLDDDVRSEDGAAGGGD; from the coding sequence ATGACCGAGGGACGCCCACCCCGAGTCGAACGGGAGTCGGCCGACGGGGAATCCACGGAACGACCCGCAGACGGCGGCGGTACGGCTCCGCCGGATACGACGGACACCGCCTTCAGCGGAACGGACCTCGTCGTCGGCTATCCCGGACTGGACGAACCGGTCATCGACGGGGAGTCGATCGCCGTCCCGCCGGACGAGGTGACCGCGCTCATCGGCCCGAACGGAAGCGGCAAAAGCACGCTGCTCAAAGGTCTCGCGAACAAGATTTCGCCCGACGACGGGACGGTCCTGCTCGACGGGCGAGCTGTCGACTCGTACGGGTCGAAAGAGCTCGCCCGCAAGCTCGGGTTGCTCTCCCAAGAGAACGCCGTCCCCGCGGGAATCTCGGTCGGGGACCTCGTCGAGCGCGGGCGCTACCCCCACACAGGGTTCTTCGAGTCGCTGTCGGACGAGGACCGGGCGGCCGTCGACGACGCCATCCGACTCGCCGGCATCGAGCACCTCCGCGAACGCGACGTCGATAGCCTCAGCGGCGGCCAAAAGCAGTTGGTGTGGATAGCGATGGCGCTCGCACAGGACACCGACGTGTTACTGCTCGACGAACCGACCACGTTCCTCGACCCGCACCACCAACTCGAGGTGATGCAGATCGTGGAGACGCTCCGCGACGAGAGCGAGATGACCGTCGTGCTCGTCCTCCACGACATCGGGCAAGCGGCGCGGTACGCCGACAACGTCGTCGCGCTCAAGGACGGCTCGGTGTACGCCCGCGGGCCGCCCGAGGAAGTCGTCACGAGACGGCTCCTCGCCGACGTCTTCGACATCGACGCGGCGGTCGTGGACACGGAGTACGGTCCGCAGATAGTGCCGTTAGAACCCCTCGACGACGACGTTCGGAGCGAGGACGGTGCCGCCGGCGGCGGCGACTGA
- a CDS encoding DUF7475 family protein: MSEATTNTPGNSLITGVPSGVVPYVMIAAALVSAGIHLWLVPVVVAFDTTQAVLFVLAAVGFIAGVAVYVTRYWRREFYVFMVLLALAQIVAYFVMGGPANAMAFVSKAAEAVVALAAAYLYTTAEPSGSAI; this comes from the coding sequence ATGTCCGAGGCAACAACTAACACGCCCGGCAACTCGTTGATCACGGGCGTACCGTCGGGAGTCGTACCGTACGTGATGATCGCTGCAGCGCTCGTTTCGGCGGGAATCCACCTCTGGCTCGTTCCCGTCGTGGTGGCGTTCGACACCACGCAAGCCGTCCTGTTCGTCCTCGCCGCCGTCGGCTTCATCGCAGGGGTGGCGGTCTACGTGACTCGATACTGGCGTCGCGAGTTCTACGTCTTCATGGTCCTCCTCGCCCTCGCTCAGATAGTCGCGTACTTCGTCATGGGCGGCCCGGCGAACGCGATGGCCTTCGTCTCCAAAGCCGCCGAGGCCGTCGTCGCACTCGCCGCCGCGTACCTCTATACGACCGCCGAGCCGTCGGGAAGTGCGATTTGA
- a CDS encoding IclR family transcriptional regulator, translating to MGSPPLKTVARAFRVLQVLDEQEGARPSEVAAELGVTRATAHDYLASLAEVGFVSRNDGLYELGYRFLQLGNRKKYRGRLFRASIRSLVDLYRETGELVQLGVEEQGEWVLLHAETDRGRVGPSPYSGFRTPLHTHAAGKVILAEFSEERRNELLDGDSLPAVTEQTTTDPATLRRELDRIADDGYAVDWDEQAVGVGFVACPLTVDNETVGSISIGGPTSKFQREEYRETLVRKLEAAADDISVTYRQLLNRRSPLPTDSFENI from the coding sequence ATGGGCTCCCCACCTCTCAAAACGGTCGCGCGGGCGTTTAGAGTGCTGCAGGTTCTCGACGAACAGGAGGGGGCGCGTCCGTCCGAAGTCGCCGCCGAACTCGGGGTCACGAGGGCGACGGCGCACGATTACCTCGCCTCGTTAGCGGAGGTCGGATTCGTCTCCCGGAACGATGGACTGTACGAACTCGGCTACCGGTTCCTGCAGTTGGGGAACCGAAAGAAGTACCGCGGTCGGTTGTTTCGCGCTTCGATTCGCTCCCTGGTAGACCTCTACAGAGAAACGGGCGAACTCGTCCAACTCGGCGTCGAAGAACAGGGAGAGTGGGTGCTTCTCCACGCGGAAACCGACCGGGGGCGGGTCGGCCCCAGTCCGTACAGCGGTTTTCGGACGCCGCTTCACACCCACGCCGCCGGGAAGGTGATACTGGCGGAGTTCTCGGAGGAACGCCGGAACGAGTTACTGGACGGAGATTCGCTTCCTGCAGTAACCGAACAGACGACAACTGACCCCGCGACGCTTCGGCGGGAACTCGACCGGATCGCGGACGACGGATACGCCGTCGATTGGGACGAACAGGCCGTCGGAGTCGGATTCGTCGCGTGCCCACTCACCGTCGATAACGAGACGGTAGGGAGCATCTCGATCGGAGGCCCGACCAGTAAATTTCAGCGTGAGGAGTACCGCGAAACGCTCGTCCGGAAGTTAGAGGCGGCGGCGGACGACATCTCTGTTACCTACCGGCAGTTACTGAATCGACGGTCTCCCCTCCCTACAGATTCGTTCGAGAATATCTGA
- a CDS encoding LUD domain-containing protein → MSKADDIRRLMRTEGAAVAENTRAFNEGRYRSVADLEDYESLKDEARAVKEDAIERLPELVEELRESVEANGGTVYIADDAEDANDYIRSVVSDRDADRVVKSKSMTTEEIEVNDVLEADGVDVVETDLGEWVLQLAEEAPSHIVAPAIHKSREAIADLFDERFDPQEPLETAEDLTYFARERLGEQIVDAEVGMTGANFITADTGTMALVTSEGNARKTVAATDTQITVAGVEKVIPSVEDLQPFVELIGRSGTGQDITSYVSLLTPPVDTPVVDFDDDTTPLSEFDADREFHLVLIDNGRMEMREDEHLEETLYCIRCSACSNSCANFQSVGGHAFGGETYSGGIATGWEAGIEGSDTAAEFNDLCTGCTRCVNACPVKIDIPWINTVVRDRINRGDETEFDWLVEGLTPDEEPGGVDVQKRFFGNFETVAKLGSATAPLSNWLADTDASRWAMEKVLGIDPRRDLPEFERETLVEWFEKRGGAAASKERAARAERDSRATSPERRAVLYPDLYTNHVQVERGKAAVRALEALGVAVVVPSVASSGRAPFSQGMVDTAADHAERVTETLTPYVDDGYDVVVVEPSDHAMFTREYERLVDGDAFALLSENSYEVLEYVYGLLENGADADALATGDGEGIAYHSHCQQRTLGLETYTVAVLNACGYDVVTSDVECCGMAGSFGYKSEYYELSMDVGDRLRGQLEADGVDDRRVVASGTSCLEQIGALLERQPRHPVELLVEELPR, encoded by the coding sequence ATGTCCAAGGCCGACGACATCCGCAGGCTGATGCGGACCGAGGGCGCGGCGGTGGCGGAGAACACGCGGGCGTTCAACGAGGGTCGGTACCGGTCGGTCGCCGACCTCGAAGACTACGAGTCGCTGAAGGACGAGGCCCGCGCCGTCAAGGAGGACGCCATCGAACGCCTTCCGGAACTCGTCGAGGAACTCCGGGAGAGCGTCGAGGCCAACGGCGGGACGGTGTACATCGCCGACGACGCCGAGGACGCCAACGACTACATCCGCTCGGTCGTCTCGGACCGAGACGCCGACCGCGTCGTGAAGTCGAAGTCGATGACCACCGAGGAGATAGAGGTCAACGACGTGCTCGAAGCCGACGGCGTGGACGTGGTGGAGACCGACCTCGGCGAGTGGGTGCTCCAACTCGCGGAGGAAGCGCCCTCGCACATCGTCGCACCGGCCATCCACAAATCGAGGGAGGCCATCGCCGACCTGTTCGACGAACGGTTCGACCCCCAAGAACCCCTCGAAACCGCGGAAGACCTCACGTACTTCGCGCGAGAGAGACTCGGCGAGCAGATAGTCGACGCGGAGGTGGGGATGACGGGCGCGAACTTCATCACCGCCGACACCGGGACGATGGCACTCGTCACGAGTGAGGGTAACGCGCGAAAGACCGTCGCCGCGACGGACACGCAGATAACCGTCGCGGGTGTCGAGAAGGTGATTCCGTCCGTCGAGGACCTCCAACCGTTCGTCGAACTCATCGGTCGGTCCGGGACGGGACAGGACATCACCTCCTACGTCTCGCTTCTCACGCCGCCCGTGGACACCCCGGTCGTCGACTTCGACGACGACACCACACCGCTGTCGGAGTTCGACGCCGACCGGGAGTTCCACCTCGTTCTCATCGACAACGGCCGCATGGAGATGCGCGAGGACGAACACCTCGAGGAGACGCTGTACTGCATTCGATGCTCGGCGTGTTCGAACTCCTGTGCGAACTTCCAGAGCGTCGGCGGGCACGCCTTCGGCGGCGAAACCTACTCGGGCGGCATCGCGACGGGATGGGAGGCGGGGATCGAGGGATCCGACACCGCCGCGGAGTTCAACGACCTCTGTACCGGCTGTACGCGGTGCGTCAACGCCTGCCCGGTGAAGATAGACATCCCGTGGATAAACACGGTCGTTCGCGACCGGATCAACCGCGGAGACGAGACGGAGTTCGACTGGTTGGTCGAGGGGTTGACGCCGGACGAGGAACCCGGCGGCGTCGACGTCCAAAAGCGGTTCTTCGGCAACTTCGAGACGGTGGCGAAACTCGGAAGCGCGACGGCGCCGCTCTCGAACTGGCTCGCCGACACCGACGCGTCCCGGTGGGCGATGGAGAAGGTGCTCGGTATCGATCCCCGGCGCGACCTGCCGGAGTTCGAACGGGAGACGTTGGTCGAGTGGTTCGAGAAGCGAGGCGGCGCGGCCGCCTCGAAGGAGCGGGCGGCGCGAGCAGAGCGCGACTCCCGCGCGACGAGTCCCGAACGACGCGCCGTCCTCTACCCCGACCTCTACACGAACCACGTGCAGGTCGAACGCGGGAAGGCCGCCGTCCGCGCCCTCGAAGCACTCGGCGTGGCGGTGGTCGTTCCGTCGGTGGCCTCCAGCGGTCGCGCCCCCTTCTCGCAGGGGATGGTCGATACCGCGGCCGACCACGCAGAGCGCGTCACCGAGACGCTCACGCCGTACGTCGATGACGGCTACGACGTCGTCGTCGTCGAACCGAGCGACCACGCCATGTTCACGCGGGAGTACGAACGACTCGTCGACGGCGACGCCTTCGCGCTACTCTCTGAGAACAGCTACGAGGTTCTGGAGTACGTCTACGGCCTCCTGGAGAACGGTGCCGACGCCGACGCACTCGCCACCGGCGACGGCGAGGGTATCGCCTACCACAGCCACTGTCAACAGCGAACCCTCGGCTTGGAGACGTACACCGTCGCCGTCCTGAACGCGTGCGGCTACGACGTCGTCACCTCGGACGTGGAGTGCTGCGGGATGGCGGGGAGTTTCGGCTACAAGTCCGAGTACTACGAACTCAGCATGGACGTCGGCGACCGACTCAGGGGCCAACTGGAGGCCGACGGCGTCGACGACCGACGGGTCGTCGCCAGCGGTACCTCCTGTCTCGAACAGATAGGCGCCCTGCTCGAACGACAGCCACGTCACCCGGTCGAACTACTCGTAGAGGAGTTGCCTCGATAG